The Microbacterium luteum nucleotide sequence ACTCCTTGGCCTTGGCCTCGAGCGGGTCGGCCGCGCCCTTGTCCTCGAGCTCCTCGTGCTCGGGGTGACGCACCTCGCTGGCGTTCTCGTCGAGCGAGACCTTGCCGTCCAGGGCGATGATCTCGCCCTCCTCGGTGCGCACCAGCGGGTTGACCTCGACGAGGGTCGCGCCCTCGCCGGTGTAGACGTCGTACAGCTTCACGAACACGTCTGAGACGGCCTCGACGAGGTCGTCGGGGAAGTTGGCGGCTTTCGCGATCTCGACGGCCTTGGCCTTGTCGATGCCTCCCAGCGGGTCGACCTCGACACGGGCGAGGGCTTCGGGCTTCTCGACGGCGAGCTGCTCGATCTCCATGCCGCCCTCGACCGAGCACAGGCTCAGGTAGGAGCGGTTGGAGCGGTCGAGCAGCACAGAGAAGTAGTACTCCTCGGCGATGCGGGCACCGGCGGCGACCATGACGCGCTGGACCACGTGCCCCTTGATGTCGAGGCCGAGGATGGCCTGCGCGGCCTCGTAGGCCTCGTCGGGGGTCTTGGCGACCTTCACACCGCCGGCCTTGCCGCGGCCTCCGGTCTTGACCTGGGCCTTGACGACCACGACACCGCCGAGCTTCTCGGCCGCCGCGCGCACCTCCTCCGGCGTGTCGGCGACGATGCCCGGGAGCACCGGCACCTCGTACTTCTCGAACAGATCGCGTGCCTGGTACTCGTACAGATCCACAGTGCGTTCCTTCGCTGTTGCGATGGGTGGGTGATGTGGTGAACCTTCTCGGCGCCGAGGATTCGCTTGACGTCGAGATATCGACCGGTCCCCCAGCCTAC carries:
- the sucC gene encoding ADP-forming succinate--CoA ligase subunit beta produces the protein MDLYEYQARDLFEKYEVPVLPGIVADTPEEVRAAAEKLGGVVVVKAQVKTGGRGKAGGVKVAKTPDEAYEAAQAILGLDIKGHVVQRVMVAAGARIAEEYYFSVLLDRSNRSYLSLCSVEGGMEIEQLAVEKPEALARVEVDPLGGIDKAKAVEIAKAANFPDDLVEAVSDVFVKLYDVYTGEGATLVEVNPLVRTEEGEIIALDGKVSLDENASEVRHPEHEELEDKGAADPLEAKAKESGLNYVKLDGEVGIIGNGAGLVMSTLDVVAYAGEGHGGVKPANFLDIGGGASATVMAAGLDVILGDEQVKSVFVNVFGGITSCVAVAEGIVKALEILGDAATKPLVVRLDGNQVEEGRAILAAANNPLVTLAAGMDEGADKAAELAAA